From the genome of Thiobacter sp. AK1, one region includes:
- a CDS encoding TetR/AcrR family transcriptional regulator encodes MPKKRAGRPIDRSKDGAILRAARALLFTHGPQAVTMEAVAQRAGISKATLYTRHPDRYHLLRAVVARESFALSRSLEQAPRDLNELRAALVSFLTDLATFLVSKHHQRLMQAMALPASALARARQTIYRNGPQRTQRMLADYLEAAAAQGLIACPDPAHSAELLLGMMMGLNPLRLAFGTPTRHRRRAERASHAQLIVRAFLSLHAVQ; translated from the coding sequence GTGCCAAAAAAACGGGCGGGCAGACCGATCGACCGCAGCAAGGACGGCGCCATACTTCGCGCCGCCCGCGCCCTGCTCTTCACCCACGGGCCGCAGGCCGTGACCATGGAAGCCGTGGCGCAGCGCGCCGGCATCTCCAAGGCCACGCTCTACACGCGCCATCCTGATCGGTATCACCTCCTGCGCGCAGTGGTCGCCCGGGAATCCTTCGCCTTGAGCCGCAGCCTGGAACAGGCCCCACGTGACCTGAACGAATTGCGCGCGGCCCTGGTGAGTTTCCTGACCGATCTTGCGACATTTCTCGTGAGCAAACACCATCAGCGCCTGATGCAGGCCATGGCGCTGCCCGCCTCGGCCCTGGCGAGGGCGCGCCAGACCATTTACCGCAACGGTCCGCAGCGCACCCAGCGCATGCTGGCGGACTATCTCGAAGCAGCCGCCGCGCAGGGGCTGATCGCCTGCCCCGATCCCGCGCACAGCGCGGAGCTGCTGCTCGGCATGATGATGGGGCTCAACCCTCTGCGCCTCGCCTTCGGCACGCCGACCAGGCATCGCCGGCGGGCAGAGCGGGCGTCCCACGCCCAGCTCATCGTGCGCGCCTTTCTATCCCTGCACGCGGTGCAGTGA
- a CDS encoding efflux RND transporter permease subunit — protein sequence MSFPNLSALAVRERAVTLFFLLLSVFAGVYAFLSLGRAEDPAFTVRVMMVSVVWPGATPETLQTQVVDRLEKRIQEVEYLYRIETTVRPGRADLQVEFQDYAPQSRIQDLFYQVRKRMQDEAPNLPKGVIGPIVNDDFSDVYFNLMALTAPGMPMRELTREAEALRDRLQAIEGVQKAVLLGERSERVYVEFDSARLANLGISPQAVFDAIDANNRLVPAGHIETAGPRLYLRVDADLSDPAQLAAVPIRIGERLVKLADIATIRRGYEEPPSYLVRARGQDAVLLGVVMNKGENGLELGKRLADFVERERHALPLGMSLTVLTNQANAIAAAVNLFQIKFLVAVAVVMGVSILAIGLRAGLIVGIAVPLTLGITFLVMKLMGINLDRITLGALIIALGLLVDDAIIAVEMMLVKMEQGWERVRAAAHAWTVTAAPMLFGTLVTVAGFLPIGFARSGVGEYAGNIFWVLGIALIVSWFVAVTFTPYLGVKLLRDFPHSGHGEIDPYQTTAYQRLRALITWCVTHRKTVVGATVGLLVLAIAGLAGPVQKQFFPGSDRPEVLVSIYLPQGSSIAATDRVAKKVEAILAPLPEVKTLSAYVGAGAPRFFISANPEPPDPAFAKIIAVAGNAEERDRVMATLTRHIANGEFPEARVRVYRLLYGPPVIWPVSFRILGPDPDQLRRIAHEVRAVMAANPHVRDPHLEWDERAPTLHLAMDVERLRLMGLTPLEVAQQLQFQLNGVPVTQVRQDVRTVEVIARGAARTYSYEFTTADGRKLPLDQVGKLEVRYEAPVIKRYNREPFVAVQADVAGAQPNDVTAAVWRKLESIRASLPAGYRIDIGGSVEQSTKADRSIQKLQPAMVAFMLIFIMLQMRSFAGTFMVVATAPLGLIGAVLALLVFNQPFGFVALLGLTGLAGILMRNTLILTQQVSDNFAEGLPALQAVVEAAVRRARPVVLTALAAALAFVPLTFDSFWGPLAYVLIGGVAVGTAITLLFVPALYALWFGLET from the coding sequence ATGAGTTTCCCCAATCTTTCCGCGCTGGCGGTGCGCGAGCGCGCCGTCACCCTGTTCTTTTTGTTGCTGTCGGTCTTCGCCGGCGTCTATGCCTTTCTTTCCCTGGGCCGCGCCGAGGACCCGGCCTTCACCGTGCGGGTGATGATGGTGTCGGTGGTGTGGCCGGGCGCGACCCCCGAGACGCTGCAAACACAGGTGGTGGACCGGCTGGAAAAACGCATCCAGGAAGTCGAATACCTCTACCGCATCGAGACCACGGTGCGTCCCGGACGGGCGGATCTGCAGGTGGAGTTCCAGGACTACGCGCCGCAGTCGCGCATCCAGGACCTCTTCTATCAAGTGCGCAAACGCATGCAGGACGAGGCGCCCAACTTGCCCAAGGGGGTGATCGGGCCGATCGTCAACGACGACTTTTCCGATGTGTATTTCAACCTGATGGCGCTCACCGCACCGGGCATGCCCATGCGCGAGCTGACGCGCGAGGCCGAAGCCCTGCGCGACCGGCTGCAGGCCATCGAAGGCGTGCAGAAGGCGGTGTTGCTGGGTGAGCGCAGCGAACGCGTGTATGTGGAATTCGACAGCGCACGCCTCGCCAACCTGGGCATTTCGCCGCAGGCCGTGTTCGACGCCATCGACGCCAACAACCGGCTGGTGCCGGCCGGGCACATCGAGACGGCGGGCCCACGCCTGTATCTGCGCGTGGACGCCGACCTGTCGGACCCGGCGCAACTCGCGGCGGTGCCGATCCGCATCGGCGAGCGGCTCGTGAAGCTTGCCGACATCGCCACCATCCGTCGCGGCTATGAGGAACCGCCCAGCTATCTGGTGCGGGCGCGTGGCCAGGATGCGGTGCTCTTGGGGGTGGTGATGAACAAGGGCGAGAACGGCTTGGAACTCGGCAAGCGTCTGGCCGATTTCGTCGAACGGGAACGCCACGCGCTGCCGCTGGGGATGTCGCTCACGGTGCTCACCAACCAGGCCAATGCCATCGCAGCCGCGGTGAATCTGTTCCAGATCAAGTTCCTCGTCGCCGTCGCCGTGGTCATGGGAGTGAGCATCCTCGCCATCGGCCTGCGCGCCGGGCTCATCGTCGGCATCGCTGTGCCGCTGACCTTGGGCATCACCTTCCTGGTGATGAAGCTGATGGGCATCAACCTCGACCGCATCACCCTGGGCGCGCTCATCATTGCCCTGGGCCTGCTGGTGGACGACGCCATCATCGCGGTGGAGATGATGCTGGTGAAAATGGAGCAGGGCTGGGAGCGCGTGCGTGCCGCGGCCCACGCCTGGACCGTCACCGCCGCGCCCATGCTGTTCGGCACCCTGGTGACGGTGGCGGGCTTCTTGCCCATCGGCTTCGCCCGCTCGGGCGTGGGCGAGTACGCGGGCAACATCTTCTGGGTGCTGGGTATCGCCCTGATCGTTTCCTGGTTCGTGGCGGTGACGTTCACGCCCTATCTAGGCGTGAAGCTCTTGCGCGACTTTCCCCACAGCGGCCACGGTGAAATCGACCCCTACCAGACCACCGCTTACCAGCGTCTGCGCGCCCTCATCACCTGGTGCGTGACCCACCGCAAGACCGTGGTCGGCGCTACCGTGGGCCTGCTCGTGCTGGCCATTGCGGGGCTGGCCGGCCCGGTGCAGAAACAGTTCTTCCCGGGCTCCGACCGGCCGGAGGTGCTGGTCAGCATCTACCTGCCGCAAGGCAGCAGCATCGCCGCCACCGACCGCGTGGCGAAGAAGGTGGAGGCCATTCTCGCGCCCCTGCCCGAGGTGAAGACGCTGTCGGCCTATGTGGGCGCCGGCGCGCCGCGTTTTTTTATCTCGGCCAATCCGGAGCCGCCTGATCCCGCCTTCGCCAAGATCATCGCCGTGGCGGGCAATGCCGAGGAACGCGACCGCGTCATGGCGACGCTTACGCGCCACATCGCCAACGGGGAATTTCCCGAGGCGCGGGTGCGCGTCTATCGCCTGCTGTATGGCCCGCCGGTGATCTGGCCGGTGAGCTTTCGCATCCTCGGTCCCGATCCCGACCAACTGCGCCGCATCGCCCACGAGGTGCGCGCGGTGATGGCGGCCAACCCCCACGTGCGCGACCCGCATCTGGAATGGGACGAGCGCGCGCCCACCCTGCATCTGGCCATGGACGTGGAGCGCCTGCGCCTGATGGGACTCACGCCGCTGGAAGTCGCCCAACAGTTGCAGTTCCAGCTCAACGGCGTGCCGGTGACCCAGGTGCGGCAGGATGTGCGTACCGTGGAAGTAATCGCCCGCGGCGCGGCGAGGACCTATTCCTACGAGTTCACCACCGCCGATGGCCGCAAGCTTCCCCTCGACCAGGTGGGCAAGCTGGAAGTGCGCTACGAGGCGCCGGTGATCAAGCGCTACAACCGCGAGCCATTCGTCGCCGTGCAGGCGGACGTGGCGGGCGCGCAGCCCAACGACGTCACCGCCGCCGTCTGGCGCAAGCTGGAATCGATCCGGGCCAGCCTTCCGGCGGGCTATCGCATCGACATCGGCGGCTCGGTGGAACAATCGACCAAGGCCGACCGCTCCATCCAGAAGCTGCAGCCGGCCATGGTCGCCTTCATGCTCATCTTCATCATGCTGCAGATGCGCTCCTTCGCCGGCACCTTCATGGTCGTCGCCACCGCGCCGCTCGGACTGATCGGCGCGGTCCTCGCCCTCCTGGTGTTCAACCAGCCATTCGGCTTCGTCGCCCTGTTGGGACTCACGGGCCTGGCCGGCATCCTGATGCGCAACACCCTCATCCTCACACAACAGGTCTCCGACAACTTCGCGGAAGGCCTGCCGGCGCTGCAAGCCGTGGTCGAGGCCGCGGTGCGCCGTGCCCGGCCGGTGGTGCTGACGGCGCTCGCCGCGGCACTCGCCTTCGTGCCGCTCACCTTCGACAGCTTCTGGGGCCCGCTCGCTTACGTGCTGATCGGCGGTGTGGCCGTGGGCACGGCGATCACGCTGCTGTTCGTGCCGGCGCTGTATGCCCTGTGGTTCGGGTTGGAGACCTGA
- a CDS encoding efflux RND transporter periplasmic adaptor subunit — MHLRSLLWACVAGALVAGCGREDKTTTDAASAPYVRTVALAPAAADRLVLSGIVRARFETPLAFQVGGRITSRRADAGQRVDAGQTLFELDPRDLQQGVEAARADVAAAESALATARADLARARQLFEQKFVSAQALDRSVLAEREAATRLEAARARLAQARNGLAYAQLRAPAAGVLTEVTGEPGQVVPAGQPVAVLAREGEREIEAYFPEQIRPPTSGRLLDAPGTLRLREVSGAVDPQSRTWRARYRVEGAQAPLALGAVLRVAFGTGEASDSSLSVPLSALDERGQGPRLWRIVNGQAQPVPVTILSMDTEQARVRGDFKPGDRVIALGTHLLTPGMAVRELAQ, encoded by the coding sequence ATGCACCTGCGTTCCTTGCTGTGGGCCTGTGTGGCCGGTGCCCTCGTGGCCGGCTGTGGTCGCGAAGACAAAACCACCACGGACGCGGCGAGCGCGCCCTATGTCCGCACCGTCGCGCTCGCGCCGGCCGCGGCCGACAGACTGGTGCTCTCGGGCATCGTGCGTGCGCGCTTCGAGACGCCGCTGGCCTTCCAGGTCGGTGGCCGCATCACCAGCCGGCGGGCGGATGCCGGCCAGCGTGTCGATGCAGGGCAGACCCTGTTCGAACTCGATCCGCGCGATCTCCAACAGGGTGTCGAGGCCGCCCGGGCCGATGTGGCCGCGGCGGAATCGGCGCTGGCCACGGCGCGCGCAGACCTGGCGCGGGCGCGCCAGCTCTTCGAGCAGAAATTCGTCAGCGCCCAGGCGCTGGACCGCAGCGTGCTCGCGGAGCGGGAAGCGGCCACCCGGCTGGAAGCGGCGCGGGCGCGGCTCGCCCAGGCGCGCAACGGTCTCGCCTATGCGCAGCTGCGCGCGCCTGCCGCAGGGGTGCTCACCGAGGTGACGGGCGAACCGGGCCAGGTGGTGCCCGCGGGCCAGCCGGTGGCGGTGCTGGCGCGCGAAGGCGAACGCGAGATCGAGGCATATTTCCCCGAGCAGATTCGGCCGCCGACAAGCGGCCGGCTGTTGGATGCGCCGGGCACGCTGCGTCTGCGCGAAGTCTCCGGCGCAGTGGATCCGCAAAGCCGCACTTGGCGGGCGCGCTACCGGGTCGAGGGCGCGCAGGCGCCCCTGGCGCTCGGCGCCGTGCTGCGGGTGGCCTTCGGCACGGGCGAAGCGAGCGATTCCAGCTTGAGCGTGCCGCTTTCCGCGCTCGATGAGCGCGGGCAGGGGCCGCGGCTGTGGCGCATCGTCAACGGCCAGGCCCAGCCGGTGCCGGTGACCATCCTGAGCATGGACACGGAACAGGCGCGTGTGCGCGGCGACTTTAAGCCAGGTGACAGGGTGATCGCCCTGGGCACGCATTTGCTCACGCCCGGCATGGCGGTGCGCGAGCTGGCGCAATGA
- the trmB gene encoding tRNA (guanosine(46)-N7)-methyltransferase TrmB yields MSRAQSRALKTLLPVYGLPYRPQWLNLDEVFGRHAPRILEIGFGMGETTAAIACDHPELDFIGVEVHTPGIGSLLKQIHEKALTNVRIIAHDAVEVLAHMIPPQSLDGVHIFFPDPWPKKRHHKRRLIQPAFVALVADRLRPGGYLHIATDWQPYAEQILAVLSAQPHLENTAAGFAPRPSWRPITKFESRGLKLGHGVWDVLFRKRATP; encoded by the coding sequence ATGTCACGCGCCCAGAGCCGGGCGCTCAAAACCCTGCTGCCCGTCTACGGCCTACCCTACCGGCCGCAATGGTTGAATCTGGACGAGGTCTTCGGGCGCCACGCCCCGCGCATCCTGGAAATCGGCTTCGGCATGGGCGAAACCACCGCCGCCATCGCGTGCGACCATCCGGAGCTCGACTTCATCGGCGTGGAAGTGCACACCCCCGGCATCGGCAGCCTGCTCAAACAGATCCACGAAAAAGCGCTTACGAACGTGCGCATCATCGCCCATGACGCGGTCGAGGTGCTCGCCCACATGATCCCGCCGCAAAGCCTCGACGGGGTGCACATCTTCTTTCCGGATCCGTGGCCGAAGAAGCGACATCACAAGCGGCGCCTCATCCAGCCAGCGTTCGTGGCCCTGGTCGCCGACCGACTCAGGCCGGGCGGCTACCTACACATCGCCACCGACTGGCAACCCTATGCGGAGCAAATCCTCGCCGTGCTATCGGCACAGCCGCACCTGGAAAATACCGCTGCCGGCTTCGCCCCCCGTCCCTCCTGGCGGCCGATCACCAAGTTCGAATCGCGGGGCCTGAAGCTAGGGCATGGCGTGTGGGACGTACTCTTTCGCAAACGCGCCACGCCTTGA
- a CDS encoding DODA-type extradiol aromatic ring-opening family dioxygenase, with the protein MRQPTLYLPHGAGPCFFMDWEPPDTWARHRAFLENLPATLPERPRALLVISAHWEAPQFTVQKHPAPPLVFDYSGFPPHTYQLTWPAPGAPLLAEQVAGLLQAAGLACGFDERRGFDHGVFVPLKLAFPEADIPCVQLSLRADLDPAAHLAAGKALMPLRDEGVLILGSGNSYHNMQVMLRAWQSGALTTHGLDFDAWLTETVTQADAVERERCLIAWSSAPGAREAAPREEHLIPLLVVAGAGGNAPGAKIFEDRVLGAVQSAFRFG; encoded by the coding sequence ATGCGCCAACCCACGCTGTACCTTCCCCATGGCGCCGGGCCGTGCTTCTTCATGGACTGGGAGCCGCCCGATACCTGGGCGCGACATCGCGCCTTTCTGGAAAATCTGCCCGCCACCCTGCCGGAGCGGCCCCGCGCCTTGCTGGTGATCTCGGCCCACTGGGAAGCACCGCAGTTCACCGTGCAGAAGCATCCCGCGCCGCCCCTCGTGTTCGACTACTCCGGTTTTCCGCCGCACACCTACCAACTCACCTGGCCGGCGCCCGGCGCGCCGCTGCTCGCCGAGCAGGTGGCCGGGTTGTTGCAGGCAGCGGGGCTTGCCTGTGGCTTCGATGAGCGGCGCGGCTTCGACCACGGCGTGTTCGTGCCGCTCAAGCTCGCCTTCCCCGAGGCCGACATCCCCTGCGTGCAGCTTTCCCTGCGCGCCGATCTCGACCCCGCGGCGCATCTCGCCGCCGGCAAGGCCCTGATGCCGCTCCGTGACGAGGGCGTGCTGATCCTCGGCTCCGGCAACAGCTATCACAACATGCAGGTGATGCTGCGGGCCTGGCAGAGCGGTGCGCTCACCACGCACGGACTCGATTTCGACGCCTGGCTTACCGAGACGGTCACCCAAGCGGATGCGGTAGAGCGGGAGCGGTGTCTCATCGCCTGGTCATCCGCCCCCGGGGCCCGTGAGGCCGCGCCGCGGGAAGAGCACCTGATCCCGCTTTTGGTTGTCGCGGGCGCCGGGGGCAATGCGCCCGGCGCGAAGATTTTCGAGGACCGCGTGCTGGGCGCGGTGCAAAGCGCGTTCCGTTTCGGCTGA
- a CDS encoding putative bifunctional diguanylate cyclase/phosphodiesterase: MFFHSVQERRITLSAALVLALLAAVTGMATWWLTVSQSKAWVARSLELTLSSHVALVEREIREHEAVVLALTQDEAVQRALDRLARAPRDAQALAALRRAVAAVRVSAGYGLRFADGAGRQLAQFGPVSGESQLALPVRGTLPTWIEWADGPRLSSRVELAGGWRGTLTASRAAPLLGALTSGYRGLGQTGEFALCAGKGNDHMDCLPVRLLSRPLRDLPRRVEGEPLPMARALAGEAGFTFARDYRRQWVAAAFAPVGTMGLGAVLKADTAELFVPMQGRLLPWLPLVLGLVLLGALLLRWQVLPLVRQVLVSERRARAMGASLAESEARSRAVLDSVDQGILTVNAKGEVQTYNLAAQRMFGHPPQAVLGHNVGQLIPDACGEDGKCFERLVDSGDATPTATGREMMGRRYDGTVFPLEIRVSRLQCRRQSLYIAAVRDISERKAQEARMLHLAHHDPLTGLANRILLKDRLQQAIVRAARAGDHVGVLFLDLDHFKTINDSLGHQVGDILLKTVANRISGCLREGDTVARQGGDEFIVVLPAVTRFEDVAMVASKILAAVSAPYQINGQALHTGASIGVAVYPEDGQDVDTLLRHADTAMYYAKGTGRGNYQFFAPEMNRAARERLELETSLRHALDRREFHLEFQPIVALDGDVVRSAEALLRWQPGGKAVAPDRFIPVAEETGLIVPIGEWVLKAACAQFKRWQAMGVPLGRVVVNLSARQFAHRNLVSVVRRALDEADCAPEQLGLEITESLLMANPLEAIRVLTVLSDMGIQISVDDFGTGYSSLSYLKRFPIHKIKIDRSFVRDLATDPEDAAIVTAIIAMAHSLDCSVVAEGVETEQQLAFLRERGCDEYQGYYFSRPLPADTLMARLLAPSGAG, from the coding sequence ATGTTCTTCCATTCCGTGCAGGAACGGCGCATCACGCTCAGCGCGGCCCTGGTGCTTGCGCTACTGGCTGCGGTCACGGGCATGGCCACGTGGTGGCTGACGGTGAGCCAGAGCAAAGCCTGGGTGGCGCGCAGTTTGGAGCTCACCCTGAGCAGTCATGTGGCCCTGGTGGAACGGGAGATTCGCGAGCACGAGGCCGTGGTGTTGGCCTTGACCCAGGATGAGGCAGTCCAGCGTGCCCTGGACCGGCTGGCGCGGGCGCCGCGGGATGCCCAGGCTCTGGCTGCCCTGCGCCGCGCGGTGGCGGCGGTGCGGGTAAGCGCAGGCTATGGACTGCGCTTCGCCGACGGCGCGGGGCGGCAGCTGGCCCAGTTCGGCCCGGTCTCGGGCGAGTCGCAGCTGGCCCTGCCCGTGCGGGGCACGCTGCCCACTTGGATCGAATGGGCGGATGGCCCACGCCTCAGCAGCCGGGTGGAACTTGCTGGTGGCTGGCGCGGCACCCTCACCGCCAGCCGCGCGGCGCCTTTGCTGGGAGCGCTCACCAGCGGCTACCGGGGGCTGGGGCAAACCGGCGAGTTTGCCCTGTGCGCTGGCAAGGGCAATGACCACATGGACTGCCTGCCGGTGCGCTTGCTGTCGCGACCGCTTAGAGATTTGCCGCGCCGGGTGGAGGGCGAGCCTCTACCCATGGCGCGGGCGCTGGCGGGTGAGGCGGGCTTTACGTTCGCACGCGACTATCGCCGGCAGTGGGTGGCGGCTGCTTTCGCACCGGTGGGCACCATGGGCCTGGGCGCGGTGCTGAAGGCCGATACGGCGGAGCTGTTCGTGCCCATGCAGGGGCGGCTGCTGCCCTGGCTGCCGCTGGTGCTTGGCTTGGTGCTGCTGGGGGCTTTGCTTCTGCGTTGGCAGGTGCTGCCGCTGGTACGTCAAGTGTTGGTGTCGGAGAGGCGCGCACGGGCCATGGGCGCATCGCTGGCGGAAAGCGAGGCGCGCAGCCGGGCAGTGCTGGATAGCGTCGATCAGGGCATCCTCACCGTGAACGCCAAGGGTGAGGTGCAAACCTATAACCTGGCGGCCCAGCGCATGTTCGGCCATCCGCCGCAGGCGGTGTTGGGACACAACGTGGGCCAGCTGATTCCCGATGCCTGCGGCGAGGACGGTAAGTGTTTCGAACGTCTCGTGGACAGTGGTGATGCCACCCCCACGGCGACCGGCCGCGAGATGATGGGGCGACGCTACGATGGCACGGTCTTTCCCTTAGAGATTCGCGTCAGCCGTCTGCAATGCCGGCGTCAGAGCCTTTACATCGCCGCGGTGCGCGATATTTCCGAGCGCAAGGCGCAAGAAGCGCGCATGCTGCATCTGGCGCACCATGACCCACTCACCGGCCTGGCCAACCGCATCCTCCTCAAGGATCGGCTACAGCAGGCCATTGTGCGTGCCGCGCGTGCCGGCGACCACGTGGGCGTGTTGTTCCTGGATCTCGATCACTTCAAGACCATCAACGATTCCCTGGGTCACCAGGTGGGAGACATCCTGCTCAAAACGGTAGCGAACCGTATCTCCGGTTGCCTGCGCGAGGGTGACACGGTGGCGCGTCAGGGTGGCGATGAGTTCATCGTTGTGCTGCCGGCGGTCACCCGTTTCGAGGACGTGGCCATGGTGGCGAGCAAGATTCTCGCCGCGGTGTCCGCACCCTACCAGATCAATGGCCAGGCGCTGCACACCGGCGCGAGCATCGGCGTGGCGGTGTATCCCGAGGACGGGCAGGACGTGGATACCCTGCTGCGTCATGCTGATACCGCCATGTATTACGCCAAGGGCACCGGGCGTGGCAATTATCAGTTTTTCGCGCCGGAAATGAACCGCGCCGCGCGCGAACGCCTCGAGCTCGAGACCAGCCTGCGCCACGCGCTCGACAGGCGTGAGTTCCACCTGGAATTCCAGCCCATCGTCGCGCTCGATGGCGACGTGGTACGGAGTGCCGAGGCGCTGCTGCGCTGGCAGCCAGGGGGCAAAGCGGTGGCGCCCGATCGTTTCATCCCGGTGGCGGAGGAGACGGGGCTCATCGTGCCCATCGGCGAATGGGTGCTCAAGGCGGCCTGCGCCCAGTTCAAGCGCTGGCAGGCTATGGGTGTTCCCCTGGGGCGGGTGGTGGTGAACCTATCGGCGCGCCAGTTCGCCCACCGCAACCTGGTGAGCGTGGTGCGGCGGGCCCTCGACGAGGCGGATTGCGCGCCGGAACAGCTGGGACTGGAAATCACCGAAAGCCTGCTGATGGCCAATCCCCTGGAAGCGATCCGGGTGCTCACTGTACTGTCCGACATGGGCATCCAGATCTCGGTGGACGATTTCGGCACCGGTTACTCCAGCTTGAGCTACCTCAAGCGTTTTCCCATCCACAAGATCAAGATCGACCGCAGTTTCGTCCGCGACCTGGCTACGGATCCGGAGGATGCGGCCATCGTCACCGCCATCATCGCCATGGCCCATAGCCTGGACTGTAGCGTGGTCGCGGAAGGGGTGGAAACGGAACAGCAGCTCGCCTTTCTGCGTGAGCGTGGCTGCGACGAATACCAGGGCTACTACTTCAGCCGACCGCTGCCAGCCGACACCCTGATGGCGCGTCTGCTGGCACCCAGCGGCGCGGGTTGA
- the gstA gene encoding glutathione transferase GstA, protein MKLYYSPGACSLSPHIVLREGGFDFRLERVDLQSKQTETGTDYRTINPLGYVPALQLDDGSILTEGPAIVQYLADRVPEKRLAPPAGTLERYRLMEWLNFISTELHKGFGALFNRAFPQEARAIIQTQLAQRLAHVERKLGTGPYAMGQDFSVADAYLFTVLGWGEYVNVDLAPWPALLAYLGRVAARPAVQAALAAEGLVPAK, encoded by the coding sequence ATGAAGCTCTATTACAGCCCGGGCGCTTGTTCCCTCTCACCGCACATCGTGCTGCGCGAGGGCGGCTTCGATTTCCGGCTGGAGCGCGTGGATCTGCAGAGCAAGCAGACCGAGACCGGCACCGACTACCGTACTATCAACCCGCTGGGGTATGTCCCGGCCCTGCAGCTCGACGACGGCAGCATCCTCACCGAGGGTCCGGCCATCGTGCAGTATCTGGCCGACCGCGTGCCGGAAAAACGCCTCGCGCCGCCCGCCGGCACGCTGGAACGCTATCGCCTGATGGAGTGGCTCAATTTCATTTCCACCGAATTGCACAAGGGGTTCGGCGCGCTGTTCAACCGGGCGTTTCCGCAGGAAGCCAGAGCGATCATCCAGACACAGCTTGCCCAGCGCCTCGCGCATGTGGAGCGCAAGCTCGGCACCGGTCCCTATGCGATGGGCCAGGATTTTTCCGTGGCCGACGCCTATCTCTTCACCGTGCTGGGTTGGGGCGAATATGTGAATGTGGACCTCGCGCCCTGGCCGGCGCTCCTCGCCTATCTGGGCCGCGTGGCGGCCCGTCCCGCCGTCCAGGCCGCGCTCGCGGCCGAAGGCCTGGTCCCCGCAAAATAA
- a CDS encoding alkene reductase — protein MLFTPLQLGPLHLPNRIVMAPMTRCRALGNVPNDLMAKYYSLRAEAGLIITEGTSPSPDGLGYARIPGLYSEAQVSGWRKVTDAVHQAGGRIFVQLMHCGRVAHPANLPAGARILAPSAIAAPGEMWTDSEGPQPHPVPAEMSEADIETAIQEYAAACRNALAAGFDGVELHGANGYLIDQFLNTASNHRSDRWGGSIDNRIRFAVEVARAAAQAIGAERVGMRISPYGVFNGMTPDAEMDALYLRLIEALNDIGLVYIHVVDHSSMGAPPVSDELKAQLRAAFKGRYILSGGYDAARAEADLAAGKGDLVAFGRPFIANPDLVQKLKTGGEIQPADPATFYTPDAKGYTEL, from the coding sequence ATCTTGTTCACGCCCCTTCAACTCGGTCCCCTGCATCTGCCCAACCGCATCGTGATGGCGCCCATGACCCGCTGCCGGGCGCTGGGCAATGTGCCGAATGATCTGATGGCGAAGTATTACAGCCTGCGCGCCGAGGCCGGGCTCATCATCACCGAAGGCACCTCGCCCTCGCCCGACGGCCTGGGCTATGCCCGCATTCCGGGCCTCTATTCCGAAGCGCAAGTTTCCGGCTGGCGCAAGGTGACGGACGCCGTGCATCAGGCAGGCGGACGCATTTTCGTGCAGCTCATGCACTGCGGGCGGGTGGCGCATCCGGCCAACCTGCCGGCGGGCGCGCGCATCCTCGCGCCTTCGGCCATCGCCGCGCCGGGCGAGATGTGGACCGACAGCGAAGGCCCGCAGCCCCATCCCGTGCCCGCGGAGATGAGCGAAGCGGATATCGAAACAGCCATCCAGGAATATGCCGCCGCCTGCAGAAACGCCCTGGCGGCGGGCTTCGACGGCGTCGAGCTGCACGGCGCCAACGGCTACCTCATCGACCAGTTCCTCAACACCGCGTCCAACCACCGGAGCGACCGCTGGGGCGGCAGCATCGACAATCGCATCCGCTTCGCGGTGGAGGTAGCCCGTGCGGCGGCCCAGGCCATCGGCGCCGAGCGCGTCGGCATGCGCATCTCGCCCTACGGCGTATTCAACGGCATGACGCCGGACGCCGAGATGGACGCGCTCTATCTGCGCCTGATCGAAGCCCTCAACGACATCGGCCTCGTCTATATCCACGTGGTGGATCACAGCTCCATGGGCGCGCCGCCGGTGAGCGACGAACTCAAGGCCCAACTGCGTGCGGCCTTCAAAGGCAGATACATCCTCTCCGGCGGCTATGACGCCGCGCGCGCCGAAGCGGATCTCGCCGCGGGCAAGGGCGATCTCGTCGCCTTCGGCCGGCCCTTCATCGCCAACCCCGATCTGGTGCAGAAGCTCAAGACGGGCGGCGAGATCCAACCCGCCGATCCCGCCACCTTCTATACGCCGGACGCCAAGGGCTACACCGAGCTCTGA